From the Babylonia areolata isolate BAREFJ2019XMU chromosome 33, ASM4173473v1, whole genome shotgun sequence genome, one window contains:
- the LOC143277105 gene encoding tripartite motif-containing protein 2-like produces MFKGQGEEDFSHDVCAICRGVFKDPKFLPCFHTYCAACIEGLARHCPKGSNLPEGDFPCPTCRKVTSLPRGGVASLQTNFYIKDLPPATSTCQVHSKRLEFFCVRCEQAICLNCKLTRHEHHETDDLASTISRKKDQLQSGEKRLQDAVSTLKERVTSLIQERQSLVKKKAMVGETICNRYSFVVDALHALRDEELRSLTLLYRDLDQLVRSRIEQKKNDVADLSHLQQQVTDALASGTDNDIITVEKEMRTGRGSQQAVDALTKDDNDDRLLHRPVLHFTHNIDTMLRTARDYLGSVCMMEMRQTPVEVSVTKVFQCALERNVDVFSLCHIDRNPPEVVVSFTQQGKEAEDASTVAFTEAGETMHILSDGRKLGRVSTKRYTAGKSMFVSSATLDRTVTYCKSLKAHLVLDNKLTGQASVQRDVVTSRHPFKAEKRTEFRIHVGPHRAFDVDDTEQYFAVVEEAGESSSSSTFRRVLLYRRSAKKPVATYHPPVPKYQPSDVCFYTLKGHKVLLITDELNDAVHVVSVQGDGTLRFQRYLSAGCPSLHQPMAINVDVHDRLWVGCRGGAVLLIEQIM; encoded by the coding sequence ATGTTCAAAGGGCAAGGTGAAGAAGACTTCTCCCATGACGTCTGTGCGATTTGTCGCGGCGTTTTCAAAGACCCCAAGTTCCTTCCGTGTTTCCACACATACTGCGCTGCCTGCATCGAAGGTCTGGCGCGCCATTGCCCAAAAGGTAGCAACTTACCCGAGGGCGACTTCCCCTGCCCAACATGTCGGAAAGTTACTTCCCTGCCTCGAGGGGGAGTGGCCTCCCTGCAGACCAACTTTTACATCAAGGATCTGCCCCCGGCGACAAGCACCTGCCAGGTTCACAGCAAGAGGTTGGAGTTCTTCTGCGTGCGGTGCGAGCAAGCCATCTGCTTGAACTGCAAACTGACCAGACATGAGCACCACGAGACAGATGACCTGGCATCCACCATCTCTCGGAAAAAGGACCAGCTGCAGTCGGGTGAGAAACGTCTGCAGGACGCCGTGTCCACCCTGAAGGAGAGAGTGACATCCCTTATTCAGGAGAGACAATCCCTGGTGAAGAAGAAAGCCATGGTGGGGGAAACGATCTGCAACCGGTACTCCTTTGTGGTGGACGCCCTTCACGCCTTGAGAGACGAAGAGCTGCGCTCCTTGACGCTTCTGTACAGGGACCTTGACCAGCTGGTGAGGAGCAGGATAGAGCAGAAAAAAAACGACGTGGCTGACCTTTCTCACCTCCAACAGCAAGTCACCGACGCCCTGGCCTCGGGCACCGACAACGACATCATCACTGTGGAAAAGGAGATGAGAACCGGGCGTGGTAGCCAGCAAGCGGTGGACGCTCTTACGaaagatgacaacgacgacagaCTCCTCCACCGACCGGTTCTCCATTTCACCCACAACATCGACACCATGTTGCGGACAGCACGCGACTACCTGggcagtgtgtgtatgatggAGATGCGGCAGACGCCAGTGGAAGTGAGTGTCACCAAAGTGTTCCAGTGTGCTCTGGAACGCAACGTCGACGTTTTCTCCCTATGCCACATCGACAGAAACCCGCCCGAGGTGGTCGTGTCATTTACGCAGCAAGGGAAAGAGGCCGAGGATGCTTCGACGGTAGCATTCACAGAAGCGGGAGAAACCATGCACATTCTCAGCGACGGTCGCAAGCTTGGCAGAGTCTCCACCAAGCGTTACACTGCCGGGAAGTCCATGTTCGTGTCCTCAGCCACCCTGGACAGGACCGTGACATACTGCAAGTCACTGAAGGCCCACCTGGTTCTGGACAACAAGCTGACTGGTCAGGCATCCGTCCAGAGAGACGTGGTCACCTCCAGGCACCCATTCAAAGCCGAGAAGCGAACAGAGTTCAGAATTCACGTGGGTCCCCACCGTGCCTTCGACGTTGACGACACGGAACAATACTTTGCCGTCGTTGAAGAAGCTGGGgagtcgtcgtcttcttcgacCTTCCGTAGGGTTCTCCTGTACCGCCGATCAGCTAAAAAGCCAGTCGCTACAtaccacccccctgtccccaaaTACCAACCCTCTGATGTGTGTTTCTACACGCTGAAGGGGCACAAAGTGTTGCTGATCACGGACGAACTCAACGATGCGGTTCACGTGGTCAGCGTCCAAGGGGACGGCACTCTGCGGTTCCAGCGGTACCTGAGCGCCGGTTGTCCCTCCCTGCACCAGCCCATGGCCATTAATGTCGACGTTCACGATCGTTTGTGGGTTGGGTGCAGAGGTGGGGCAGTTTTGCTGATTGAGCAGATCATgtga